A genomic segment from Solenopsis invicta isolate M01_SB chromosome 5, UNIL_Sinv_3.0, whole genome shotgun sequence encodes:
- the LOC105205828 gene encoding dnaJ homolog subfamily A member 1 gives MVKETTFYDVLGVKPGCSQEDLKKAYRKLALKYHPDKNPNEGEKFKQISQAYEVLSNPEKKRIYDQGGEQALKEGGMGGSGFSSPMDIFDMFFGGGFGGRGRRRNHRGQDVMHQLSVSLEELYKGTVRKLALQKNVICEKCEGVGGKKGSVEQCSTCHGSGLQVQIQQLGPGMLQHLQTMCADCKGQGERINPRDRCKYCNGRKTIRDRKILEVHVDPGMVDGQKITFSGEGDQEPDLEPGDIVILLEEKDHDVFKRSRNDLIMRMQLELVEALCGFQKVIRTLDGRDLVVTSLPGTVTKHGDLKCILNEGMPIYKDPFTHGRLIIQFIVNFPKSVDPSFIPSLEQCLPPREEVIIPDGAEECLLTDLDPEQEQRRRDTRQAYEEDEGGPSRVQCATH, from the exons ATGGTTAAGGAGACAACATTTTATGATGTATTGGGCGTGAAGCCTGGATGCTCGCAGGAAGACTTGAAGAAGGCCTATAGAAAGCTTGCTCTGAAATATCATCCTGACAAGAATCCTAATGAAGGCGAAAAG TTTAAGCAAATTTCTCAAGCGTACGAAGTGTTATCAAATCCTGAGAAGAAGCGTATCTACGATCAAGGTGGTGAGCAAGCTTTGAAAGAAGGTGGTATGGGTGGTAGTGGGTTCTCTTCTCCTATGGATATCTTCGACATGTTCTTTGGTGGAGGATTTGGTGGACGAGGTAGAAGGAGAAATCATAGAGGTCAAGACGTCATGCATCAATTGTCAGTTTCTCTTGAAGAACTTTATAAGGGAACTGTGCGTAAACTCGCTCTACAAAAGAATGTTATCTGCGAAAAATGCGAAG GTGTTGGTGGAAAGAAAGGTTCTGTTGAACAGTGTTCGACGTGTCATGGCTCCGGATTGCAAGTACAAATCCAGCAATTAGGTCCGGGAATGTTGCAACATTTACAAACTATGTGTGCAGATTGCAAGGGGCAGGGAGAACGCATCAATCCTCGTGATCGTTGCAAGTACTGCAATGGCAGAAAGACTATTAGAGATAGAAAGATACTCGAGGTTCACGTTGATCCGGGCATGGTTGACGGTCAGAAGATTACTTTTAGTGGTGAAGGTGATCAGGAACCGGACTTAGAACCTGGTGATATAGTTATTCTTCTCGAAGAAAAAGATCATGACGTATTCAA gcGATCAAGGAATGATTTGATCATGCGAATGCAACTAGAACTCGTAGAGGCATTATGTGGATTCCAGAAAGTTATTCGTACCTTGGATGGTAGAGATTTAGTGGTAACTTCTCTTCCGGGCACTGTGACGAAACACGGTGATTTGAAGTGTATCTTGAACGAGGGAATGCCAATTTACAAGGATCCATTTACACATGGCAGgcttataatacaatttatagttAATTTCCCGAAGAGCGTAGACCCATCGTTTATCCCATCCTTGGAGCAATGCTTGCCACCAAGGGAAGAGGTTATAATTCCAGACGGTGCCGAAGAGTGCTTACTTACTGACTTAGATCCTGAGCAGGAGCAAAGGCGGAGAGATACGAGACAAGCGTACGAAGAGGATGAAGGCGGCCCATCGCGAGTCCAATGTGCCACACATTAA
- the LOC105205827 gene encoding 40S ribosomal protein S24 codes for MTEGTATIRTRKFMTNRLLCRKQMVVDVIHPGQPSVRKTEIREKLAKMYKVTPDVVFVFGFQTNFGGGKSTGFALIYDTLDFAKKFEPKYRLARHGLFEKQKQTRKQRKERKNRMKKVRGTKKSKVGAASKK; via the exons ATG ACGGAAGGTACAGCTACTATCAGAACGAGAAAGTTCATGACCAATCGGCTTTTATGCCGAAAACAAATG GTCGTGGATGTGATCCACCCAGGCCAACCATCGGTCCGTAAGACCGAGATACGCGAGAAATTAGCTAAGATGTACAAAGTGACTCCAGATGTTGTTTTTGTATTTGGCTTCCAAACCAACTTTGGTGGTGGCAAATCTACTGGATTTGCACTCATCTACGACACCTTGGACTTCGCGAAAAAATTTGAACCTAAATACAGGTTAGCCAGGCATGGTCTTTTTGAGAAACAGAAACAAACCAGAAAACAACGTAAAGAACGCAAGAACAGAATGAAGAAAGTTAGGGGTACTAAGAAGAGCAAGGTTGGAGCAGCGTCTAAAAAG tAA